From the Photobacterium sp. GJ3 genome, one window contains:
- the betB gene encoding betaine-aldehyde dehydrogenase: MTMTSLYIHGQATQATSGEQFETRNPATGEVIAQMGQAAEADMARAIASAKEGFAIWSAMSGAERGRILMKAVALLRERNDELAALEVQDTGKPMQEALEVDIVTGADVIEYYAGLAASLSGQQQDLGHGQFFYTRREPLGICAGIGAWNYPIQIAMWKSAPALAAGNAMIFKPSEETPLTALKLAEIYTEAGVPDGVFNVVQGDYRVGQMLSRHPEIAKVSFTGECGTGKKVMADAAGTLKDVTMELGGKSPLIVFDDAQLDNAVSAAMMANFYTQGEVCTHGTRVFVHDAVYDEFLNRLTMRTAKLKVGDPSDINTQIGALISTEHLEKVLGFIEAGKQSGARLLAGGHRVTENGLDKGNFVAPTIFADCTDDMPQVREEIFGPVMSVLRFHEEDEVIRRANDTDYGLAAGIFTQNLSRAHRLIAQIEAGICWINTWGGSPAEMPVGGYKHSGVGRENGLETLNHYTQTKSVLIELGDLECPYL, encoded by the coding sequence ATGACAATGACATCCCTGTACATTCACGGACAAGCTACGCAAGCCACTTCAGGTGAGCAGTTCGAAACCCGCAATCCAGCGACCGGCGAAGTGATCGCCCAGATGGGTCAGGCAGCTGAGGCAGACATGGCCCGTGCCATTGCCTCGGCCAAAGAAGGTTTCGCGATCTGGTCTGCCATGAGCGGTGCGGAACGTGGCCGGATCCTGATGAAAGCGGTGGCTTTACTGCGGGAACGTAACGATGAATTAGCAGCGCTTGAAGTGCAGGACACGGGCAAGCCAATGCAGGAAGCGCTGGAAGTCGACATTGTTACTGGTGCGGATGTGATTGAATATTATGCCGGTCTGGCAGCCAGTCTTTCGGGTCAGCAACAGGATCTCGGCCACGGTCAGTTTTTCTATACCCGTCGTGAACCGCTGGGCATTTGTGCCGGTATCGGTGCCTGGAACTACCCGATTCAAATCGCAATGTGGAAATCTGCCCCTGCGCTGGCAGCCGGGAATGCCATGATTTTCAAACCGTCTGAAGAAACCCCGCTGACCGCCCTGAAACTGGCGGAAATCTACACCGAGGCTGGTGTGCCGGATGGCGTGTTTAACGTGGTACAGGGCGATTACCGTGTCGGTCAGATGCTGTCCCGTCATCCTGAAATCGCCAAAGTTTCCTTTACCGGCGAATGCGGCACCGGCAAAAAGGTCATGGCTGATGCCGCCGGTACCCTGAAAGATGTCACCATGGAACTGGGCGGAAAATCGCCGCTGATCGTCTTTGACGATGCACAGCTGGATAACGCAGTTTCCGCAGCCATGATGGCAAATTTTTACACTCAGGGCGAAGTGTGTACTCACGGCACCCGAGTTTTCGTCCACGATGCCGTTTACGACGAGTTTCTCAATCGTCTGACAATGCGAACGGCCAAGCTGAAAGTCGGCGATCCGAGCGACATCAATACCCAAATCGGCGCTCTGATCTCTACCGAGCATCTGGAAAAAGTGCTGGGCTTTATTGAAGCCGGAAAACAGTCGGGGGCTCGTTTGCTGGCTGGTGGCCACCGCGTCACAGAAAACGGGCTGGACAAAGGCAACTTCGTTGCGCCGACCATTTTTGCGGACTGCACCGATGACATGCCACAAGTCAGAGAAGAAATTTTTGGCCCAGTGATGTCAGTGCTGCGTTTCCATGAGGAAGACGAAGTGATTCGTCGTGCCAACGACACCGATTACGGACTGGCAGCGGGTATTTTTACCCAGAATCTGTCACGCGCCCACCGCCTGATTGCTCAGATTGAAGCCGGGATTTGCTGGATCAATACCTGGGGTGGCTCTCCTGCTGAAATGCCGGTAGGTGGGTACAAGCACTCAGGCGTCGGTCGCGAAAACGGTCTGGAAACCCTGAATCATTACACTCAGACCAAGAGCGTGCTGATCGAACTGGGTGATCTTGAATGCCCTTACCTGTAA
- the betI gene encoding transcriptional regulator BetI, translating to MPKVGMPEIRKPQLVEATMAAIDEVGLAGASVALISRKAGVSPGIINHYFGGKHGLLEETMRSVLRQLSHTVMEHLSQVEPSDIQGRIKAIVAGNFDGYQVDSKVVKTWLSFWAQAMHDPQLHRLQRVNEKRLLSHLRRELKQVLPAEKALFVAQGTAALIDGIWLRGALTPGGISAEQAQAIITDYLEKQLAPYL from the coding sequence ATGCCCAAAGTTGGAATGCCGGAAATCCGAAAACCACAGCTTGTGGAAGCCACCATGGCCGCCATCGATGAGGTGGGGCTGGCAGGTGCAAGTGTGGCGCTGATCAGCAGAAAAGCCGGCGTATCCCCAGGCATCATCAACCATTACTTTGGCGGTAAACACGGCTTGCTGGAAGAAACCATGCGGTCCGTCTTGCGTCAGTTATCCCACACCGTGATGGAACACTTGTCTCAGGTAGAGCCATCCGATATTCAGGGACGAATCAAAGCCATTGTCGCCGGAAACTTCGACGGCTATCAGGTGGACAGCAAAGTGGTCAAAACCTGGTTGTCTTTCTGGGCACAAGCCATGCACGACCCGCAATTACACCGCCTGCAACGCGTGAATGAAAAGCGCCTGCTCTCGCATTTAAGGCGCGAACTCAAGCAGGTCCTGCCCGCCGAAAAAGCACTGTTTGTCGCGCAGGGAACCGCAGCACTCATTGATGGAATCTGGCTTCGGGGCGCACTCACTCCGGGTGGCATCAGCGCAGAGCAGGCTCAAGCCATCATTACCGATTATCTGGAAAAGCAGCTGGCGCCCTATTTGTAA
- a CDS encoding cytochrome-c peroxidase, which translates to MKYSHVFLMALALTMLGGCNDDDDPVAGSDTPSPSTPGDPVGDNPGNPPPGGEEPTPDPDPEPVPEPRVDIDGLPLPDTETSPDYEGYVAGQPDYYTSISSTGFQNIRFRSVATEDNTPRDNELRNPVAKLGRILFYDVRLSANNTKSCASCHQQEHGFTDPAQLSVGFEGGHTGRNSMGLSNARYYDPGRFFWDERAATLEEQALMPIQDPVEMGMNLFDLETKLGLTSFYGQLFTDAFGDEAITSQRMALAMAQFMRSMVSYESKFDQAVQAELNNDPNPVLSAQEQRGLVLFEDLNCTSCHTTMAFVMDRNHNNGSVSNNDPDQGVGGNLAGFFKTGSLRNIAVGAPFFHDGNLPDLMSVIEFYNSGVKNHNNLSPDLRDRTGRPVRMNLTQADKEALVAFLETLTDEGFLSNPIFSDPFPPTTPDESEAGETAP; encoded by the coding sequence ATGAAATACTCACATGTCTTTTTGATGGCATTGGCGTTGACAATGCTGGGCGGCTGTAATGATGATGACGATCCCGTGGCAGGAAGCGATACGCCATCACCTTCTACTCCCGGTGATCCCGTTGGAGATAACCCGGGAAATCCGCCTCCCGGTGGTGAAGAGCCAACACCGGACCCTGATCCGGAACCGGTTCCGGAGCCCAGAGTGGATATTGATGGCTTACCTTTACCGGATACAGAAACAAGTCCGGATTATGAAGGCTATGTTGCGGGACAGCCTGATTATTACACTTCGATTTCCAGCACTGGTTTTCAGAACATTCGTTTTCGTAGTGTGGCAACAGAAGACAATACACCACGGGACAACGAGCTGCGCAATCCGGTGGCAAAACTGGGCCGCATTCTGTTTTATGATGTGCGGCTATCGGCAAATAACACCAAGTCATGCGCTTCTTGTCATCAGCAGGAGCATGGCTTTACCGACCCGGCACAATTGAGCGTTGGCTTTGAAGGTGGGCATACGGGCCGGAACTCCATGGGGCTCAGTAATGCCCGATATTACGATCCAGGGCGTTTTTTCTGGGATGAACGGGCAGCGACGTTGGAAGAACAAGCTCTGATGCCGATTCAGGACCCGGTTGAAATGGGCATGAACCTGTTCGATCTGGAAACCAAACTGGGACTGACCAGTTTTTACGGCCAGCTGTTTACTGACGCCTTCGGCGATGAAGCAATCACCAGCCAGAGAATGGCGCTGGCAATGGCGCAATTCATGCGGTCGATGGTGAGCTATGAATCTAAGTTTGATCAGGCCGTGCAGGCTGAACTGAATAATGATCCCAACCCTGTACTCAGCGCACAGGAACAACGGGGCTTGGTTTTATTTGAAGATTTGAATTGCACTAGTTGCCACACCACCATGGCATTTGTGATGGACAGAAATCATAACAATGGTTCGGTCTCCAATAACGACCCGGATCAGGGGGTCGGCGGTAATCTGGCAGGTTTCTTCAAAACCGGCTCACTGCGGAATATTGCTGTGGGTGCACCGTTCTTTCACGATGGGAACCTGCCGGATTTGATGTCTGTGATCGAGTTTTATAATAGCGGAGTGAAGAACCACAATAATCTTAGCCCGGATCTCCGAGACCGCACCGGACGCCCGGTCCGGATGAATCTGACGCAGGCAGACAAAGAGGCGTTGGTCGCATTTCTGGAAACCCTGACCGATGAGGGCTTCCTGAGTAATCCGATCTTCAGCGACCCTTTCCCGCCCACGACGCCGGATGAATCTGAGGCTGGGGAAACAGCGCCTTAA